A DNA window from Hydra vulgaris chromosome 13, alternate assembly HydraT2T_AEP contains the following coding sequences:
- the LOC136089814 gene encoding uncharacterized protein LOC136089814, which translates to MSRKAITYEDRVKVVHFHQEGKSAREIGRIVKRSHSSVLTIIKRFKETKSYVDRHRSGRPRLTTPNDDRLLIRLAKKSRTMPSHELRREWKLSNGRQASASLVRRKLLANNMLRKKAVLKPRLTKRHIKKRKEFCQSVKEWSKQKWRTVMFSDEMNIEVDNRKNRIMIRRQPSEKYNHDCIVQRTKQGSGSVGIWCCMTYYGLGMFKLFDGRLNSTYYVDILNNNLLPSIDALKQSVPFIF; encoded by the coding sequence atgagCAGAAAAGCTATTACCTATGAAGATCGTGTAAAAGTGGTGCATTTTCACCAGGAAGGTAAATCCGCTCGCGAAATTGGAAGAATAGTAAAGCGATCACATAGTTCGGTGCTAACAATCATCAAAAGATTCAAAGAGACGAAATCTTACGTTGATCGCCATCGTTCTGGAAGACCGCGTTTGACGACACCCAATGATGATCGCCTTTTAATCAGGTTGGCAAAGAAAAGTCGAACCATGCCGTCGCACGAATTAAGAAGGGAATGGAAGCTTTCAAATGGACGTCAAGCCTCGGCATCACTTGTGCGTAGGAAACTATTAGCTAACAATATGTTACGGAAAAAAGCTGTTCTAAAACCGCGACTTACCAAACGACATATAAAAAAGCGAAAAGAATTTTGCCAAAGCGTCAAAGAATGGTCTAAACAAAAATGGAGGACAGTAATGTTCAGTGATGAGATGAATATCGAGGTTGATAACCGAAAAAACCGAATTATGATTCGCAGGCAGCCATCAGAAAAATATAATCATGATTGTATCGTTCAAAGAACAAAACAAGGTAGCGGGTCGGTTGGAATATGGTGCTGCATGACATATTATGGTCTCggtatgtttaaattatttgatggtCGACTCAACTCTACTTATTATGtcgatattttaaataacaacttgtTACCGTCAATTGATGCACTTAAGCAAAGCGTTCCGTTTATTTTTTAG